One genomic segment of Hordeum vulgare subsp. vulgare chromosome 2H, MorexV3_pseudomolecules_assembly, whole genome shotgun sequence includes these proteins:
- the LOC123429569 gene encoding protein BREAST CANCER SUSCEPTIBILITY 1 homolog isoform X1, which translates to MWRWWLATVLTLWSWWSRVVLAVWLLWRRRRFRRLNGQEMGTTSAARTGMLVDVKIQAGYADLESLRNAGNRNASPAKGRKRKFGVDATKGESAGVNASNTGEHLRSCRKGKGQGKHARLVDKEGATGLGRVQTPTGVYEDECAFCHSFRTSEPLHGPMVLYHNGRIVSADDGHPTNAIYVHHKCMVWAPKVKSNGDTFENVEDEIKRGSGWDCSRCQLKGAALGCYVRGCPNTYHAPCALLIPECRWDEENRYVWCPKHAPPDEMSPPTNESAILSPVLQNQSLAKEISADCQMEDNQIDALLGNEMSSPIIESDIPSPVLQNHSSNCPAKEISINRRMEDKQINPLLGNEMCSPIVESNIPTAVLQNHSSNRPAKEISADCQMEDKQFNPLITSNSPLPGQVHRQLAKEGISALHRGQNLQIDQPNTSSSSLPQGQCSDKEGISTNYQREEKLVNQSSIPVDQWVLLGVALSASEKDALKEFASLTSSILAEEWDKTVTHVIVGRDAGSACGRSHEVLLAILSGKWVLAAGWVVDCLVKRIPGPKPCLAKLIPSPEISYEVKFFDGLRTSIDGPTKGRARAAEGARKLFSGLRFCLSAFMHPEDRKNIQNLIAAGEGQVLEGMSPDWLRENLNRNPAEVYFIYDGGPPRKPTLDFDLEVQETVEYVESGAQVIRHQQLFDAILSYDRRILEPISFFTKIRK; encoded by the exons ATGTGGCGATGGTGGTTAGCGACGGTCTTGACTCTGTGGAGTTGGTGGTCAAGGGTGGTGTTGGCCGTGTGGCTATTGTGGCGACGGCGCCGTTTCCGCCGTCTAAACGGTCAAGAGATGG GTACCACGTCCGCTGCTCGTACCGGCATGCTGGTCGACGTGAAAATACAAGCCGGCTACGCTGATCTTGAGTCTCTGCGAAATGCTGGG AATAGAAATGCATCCCCTGCGAAAGGCCGAAAGAGGAAATTCGGTGTTGATGCAACCAAAGGTGAATCCGCAGGTGTTAATGCAAGTAACACCGGGGAGCACCTGCGTTCCTGCAGAAAAGGCAAGGGTCAGGGGAAACATGCCAGGTTGGTAGACAAAGAAGGTGCTACTGGGTTGGGGAGAGTTCAAACACCAACCGGTGTATATGAAGATGAGTGTGCTTTCTGCCATTCATTTAGAACCAGTGAGCCG TTGCATGGTCCGATGGTACTGTATCACAATGGAAGGATTGTGTCCGCTGACGACGGCCACCCTACTAACGCCATATATGTCCACCACAAATGCATGGTTTG GGCCCCAAAAGTAAAATCCAATGGGGATACTTTCGAGAACGTGGAGGATGAAATCAAGCGTGGTTCAGGATGGGATTGCAGCAGATGCCAGCTCAAGGGAGCAGCACTTGGTTGTTATGTCAGGGGGTGCCCCAATACTTATCATGCCCCATGTGCATTGCTGATACCAGAATGTCGCTGGGATGAA GAGAATCGCTATGTTTGGTGTCCCAAGCATGCACCACCTGATGAGATGAGCCCGCCAACAAATGAGAGCGCCATTCTTTCCCCCGTCCTTCAAAA CCAAAGTCTAGCTAAAGAAATTTCCGCCGATTGCCAAATGGAAGATAACCAAATTGATGCATTACTGGGCAATGAGATGAGCTCACCAATAATTGAAAGTGACATTCCTTCCCCTGTCCTTCAGAA TCATTCCAGCAATTGTCCAGCTAAAGAAATTTCCATCAATCGCCGAATGGAAGATAAGCAAATTAATCCATTGCTGGGCAATGAGATGTGCTCACCAATAGTTGAAAGTAACATTCCTACCGCTGTCCTTCAGAA TCATTCCAGCAACCGTCCAGCTAAAGAAATTTCTGCCGATTGCCAAATGGAAGATAAACAATTTAATCCACTCATCACATCAAATTCTCCTTTGCCTGGACAAGTGCATAG ACAATTAGCTAAAGAAGGAATAtccgcccttcatagagggcaaaatCTACAAATAGATCAGCCGAACACCTCGAGTTCTTCCTTGCCTCAGGG CCAATGTTCAGACAAAGAAGGAATTTCTACTAATTACCAGAGAGAAGAAAAGCTAGTAAACCAGTCGAGCATCCCTGTGGATCAGTGGGTTTTGCTCGGCGTAGCTTTAAGTGCATCAGAAAAG GATGCCTTGAAGGAATTTGCATCCTTGACCAGTTCGATCTTGGCTGAGGAATGGGACAAAACCGTGACTCATGTTATTGTGGGCAGAGATGCTGGTTCCGCATGTGGCAGATCACATGAGGTCCTGCTGGCGATACTGTCTGGGAAATGGGTTCTCGCAGCCGGAT GGGTTGTGGATTGCTTGGTGAAAAGGATTCCAGGTCCAAAGCCTTGCTTGGCAAAGCTGATTCCAAGCCCGGAAATTTCTTATGAGGTGAAATTCTTTGATGGTTTGCGCACATCAATTGATGGACCAACGAAAGGAAGAGCTAGAGCTGCTGAAGGG GCACGAAAACTGTTCTCAGGACTGCGTTTCTGCCTCAGCGCCTTCATGCACCCAGAAGACAGAAAGAACATACAGAATCTCATAGCAGCTGGTGAAGGGCAAGTACTGGAGGGAATGAGCCCAGACTGGTTACGTGAGAATCTGAACAGAAATCCAGCAGAGGTGTACTTCATCTACGACGGCGGCCCTCCAAGGAAGCCCACTTTGGATTTTGATCTTGAGGTGCAGGAGACCGTCGAGTATGTGGAATCGGGAGCGCAGGTGATTAGACACCAGCAGCTGTTCGATGCTATCCTGTCCTACGATCGACGGATCCTAGAACCTATCAGTTTCTTCACCAAGATACGTAAGTGA
- the LOC123429569 gene encoding BRCA1-associated RING domain protein 1-like isoform X3 — protein sequence MWRWWLATVLTLWSWWSRVVLAVWLLWRRRRFRRLNGQEMGTTSAARTGMLVDVKIQAGYADLESLRNAGNRNASPAKGRKRKFGVDATKGESAGVNASNTGEHLRSCRKGKGQGKHARLVDKEGATGLGRVQTPTGVYEDECAFCHSFRTSEPLHGPMVLYHNGRIVSADDGHPTNAIYVHHKCMVWAPKVKSNGDTFENVEDEIKRGSGWDCSRCQLKGAALGCYVRGCPNTYHAPCALLIPECRWDEENRYVWCPKHAPPDEMSPPTNESAILSPVLQNQSLAKEISADCQMEDNQIDALLGNEMSSPIIESDIPSPVLQNHSSNRPAKEISADCQMEDKQFNPLITSNSPLPGQVHRQLAKEGISALHRGQNLQIDQPNTSSSSLPQGQCSDKEGISTNYQREEKLVNQSSIPVDQWVLLGVALSASEKDALKEFASLTSSILAEEWDKTVTHVIVGRDAGSACGRSHEVLLAILSGKWVLAAGWVVDCLVKRIPGPKPCLAKLIPSPEISYEVKFFDGLRTSIDGPTKGRARAAEGARKLFSGLRFCLSAFMHPEDRKNIQNLIAAGEGQVLEGMSPDWLRENLNRNPAEVYFIYDGGPPRKPTLDFDLEVQETVEYVESGAQVIRHQQLFDAILSYDRRILEPISFFTKIRK from the exons ATGTGGCGATGGTGGTTAGCGACGGTCTTGACTCTGTGGAGTTGGTGGTCAAGGGTGGTGTTGGCCGTGTGGCTATTGTGGCGACGGCGCCGTTTCCGCCGTCTAAACGGTCAAGAGATGG GTACCACGTCCGCTGCTCGTACCGGCATGCTGGTCGACGTGAAAATACAAGCCGGCTACGCTGATCTTGAGTCTCTGCGAAATGCTGGG AATAGAAATGCATCCCCTGCGAAAGGCCGAAAGAGGAAATTCGGTGTTGATGCAACCAAAGGTGAATCCGCAGGTGTTAATGCAAGTAACACCGGGGAGCACCTGCGTTCCTGCAGAAAAGGCAAGGGTCAGGGGAAACATGCCAGGTTGGTAGACAAAGAAGGTGCTACTGGGTTGGGGAGAGTTCAAACACCAACCGGTGTATATGAAGATGAGTGTGCTTTCTGCCATTCATTTAGAACCAGTGAGCCG TTGCATGGTCCGATGGTACTGTATCACAATGGAAGGATTGTGTCCGCTGACGACGGCCACCCTACTAACGCCATATATGTCCACCACAAATGCATGGTTTG GGCCCCAAAAGTAAAATCCAATGGGGATACTTTCGAGAACGTGGAGGATGAAATCAAGCGTGGTTCAGGATGGGATTGCAGCAGATGCCAGCTCAAGGGAGCAGCACTTGGTTGTTATGTCAGGGGGTGCCCCAATACTTATCATGCCCCATGTGCATTGCTGATACCAGAATGTCGCTGGGATGAA GAGAATCGCTATGTTTGGTGTCCCAAGCATGCACCACCTGATGAGATGAGCCCGCCAACAAATGAGAGCGCCATTCTTTCCCCCGTCCTTCAAAA CCAAAGTCTAGCTAAAGAAATTTCCGCCGATTGCCAAATGGAAGATAACCAAATTGATGCATTACTGGGCAATGAGATGAGCTCACCAATAATTGAAAGTGACATTCCTTCCCCTGTCCTTCAGAA TCATTCCAGCAACCGTCCAGCTAAAGAAATTTCTGCCGATTGCCAAATGGAAGATAAACAATTTAATCCACTCATCACATCAAATTCTCCTTTGCCTGGACAAGTGCATAG ACAATTAGCTAAAGAAGGAATAtccgcccttcatagagggcaaaatCTACAAATAGATCAGCCGAACACCTCGAGTTCTTCCTTGCCTCAGGG CCAATGTTCAGACAAAGAAGGAATTTCTACTAATTACCAGAGAGAAGAAAAGCTAGTAAACCAGTCGAGCATCCCTGTGGATCAGTGGGTTTTGCTCGGCGTAGCTTTAAGTGCATCAGAAAAG GATGCCTTGAAGGAATTTGCATCCTTGACCAGTTCGATCTTGGCTGAGGAATGGGACAAAACCGTGACTCATGTTATTGTGGGCAGAGATGCTGGTTCCGCATGTGGCAGATCACATGAGGTCCTGCTGGCGATACTGTCTGGGAAATGGGTTCTCGCAGCCGGAT GGGTTGTGGATTGCTTGGTGAAAAGGATTCCAGGTCCAAAGCCTTGCTTGGCAAAGCTGATTCCAAGCCCGGAAATTTCTTATGAGGTGAAATTCTTTGATGGTTTGCGCACATCAATTGATGGACCAACGAAAGGAAGAGCTAGAGCTGCTGAAGGG GCACGAAAACTGTTCTCAGGACTGCGTTTCTGCCTCAGCGCCTTCATGCACCCAGAAGACAGAAAGAACATACAGAATCTCATAGCAGCTGGTGAAGGGCAAGTACTGGAGGGAATGAGCCCAGACTGGTTACGTGAGAATCTGAACAGAAATCCAGCAGAGGTGTACTTCATCTACGACGGCGGCCCTCCAAGGAAGCCCACTTTGGATTTTGATCTTGAGGTGCAGGAGACCGTCGAGTATGTGGAATCGGGAGCGCAGGTGATTAGACACCAGCAGCTGTTCGATGCTATCCTGTCCTACGATCGACGGATCCTAGAACCTATCAGTTTCTTCACCAAGATACGTAAGTGA
- the LOC123429569 gene encoding protein BREAST CANCER SUSCEPTIBILITY 1 homolog isoform X2, which yields MGSGRVDSRELASSPPPGFGPAAARPARAHSAGTTSAARTGMLVDVKIQAGYADLESLRNAGNRNASPAKGRKRKFGVDATKGESAGVNASNTGEHLRSCRKGKGQGKHARLVDKEGATGLGRVQTPTGVYEDECAFCHSFRTSEPLHGPMVLYHNGRIVSADDGHPTNAIYVHHKCMVWAPKVKSNGDTFENVEDEIKRGSGWDCSRCQLKGAALGCYVRGCPNTYHAPCALLIPECRWDEENRYVWCPKHAPPDEMSPPTNESAILSPVLQNQSLAKEISADCQMEDNQIDALLGNEMSSPIIESDIPSPVLQNHSSNCPAKEISINRRMEDKQINPLLGNEMCSPIVESNIPTAVLQNHSSNRPAKEISADCQMEDKQFNPLITSNSPLPGQVHRQLAKEGISALHRGQNLQIDQPNTSSSSLPQGQCSDKEGISTNYQREEKLVNQSSIPVDQWVLLGVALSASEKDALKEFASLTSSILAEEWDKTVTHVIVGRDAGSACGRSHEVLLAILSGKWVLAAGWVVDCLVKRIPGPKPCLAKLIPSPEISYEVKFFDGLRTSIDGPTKGRARAAEGARKLFSGLRFCLSAFMHPEDRKNIQNLIAAGEGQVLEGMSPDWLRENLNRNPAEVYFIYDGGPPRKPTLDFDLEVQETVEYVESGAQVIRHQQLFDAILSYDRRILEPISFFTKIRK from the exons ATGGGGAGCGGTCGCGTGGACTCGAGAGAGCTGGCGTCGTCGCCACCGCCTGGGTTCGGCCCCGCCGCCGCGCGGCCGGCTCGGGCCCATTCCGCAG GTACCACGTCCGCTGCTCGTACCGGCATGCTGGTCGACGTGAAAATACAAGCCGGCTACGCTGATCTTGAGTCTCTGCGAAATGCTGGG AATAGAAATGCATCCCCTGCGAAAGGCCGAAAGAGGAAATTCGGTGTTGATGCAACCAAAGGTGAATCCGCAGGTGTTAATGCAAGTAACACCGGGGAGCACCTGCGTTCCTGCAGAAAAGGCAAGGGTCAGGGGAAACATGCCAGGTTGGTAGACAAAGAAGGTGCTACTGGGTTGGGGAGAGTTCAAACACCAACCGGTGTATATGAAGATGAGTGTGCTTTCTGCCATTCATTTAGAACCAGTGAGCCG TTGCATGGTCCGATGGTACTGTATCACAATGGAAGGATTGTGTCCGCTGACGACGGCCACCCTACTAACGCCATATATGTCCACCACAAATGCATGGTTTG GGCCCCAAAAGTAAAATCCAATGGGGATACTTTCGAGAACGTGGAGGATGAAATCAAGCGTGGTTCAGGATGGGATTGCAGCAGATGCCAGCTCAAGGGAGCAGCACTTGGTTGTTATGTCAGGGGGTGCCCCAATACTTATCATGCCCCATGTGCATTGCTGATACCAGAATGTCGCTGGGATGAA GAGAATCGCTATGTTTGGTGTCCCAAGCATGCACCACCTGATGAGATGAGCCCGCCAACAAATGAGAGCGCCATTCTTTCCCCCGTCCTTCAAAA CCAAAGTCTAGCTAAAGAAATTTCCGCCGATTGCCAAATGGAAGATAACCAAATTGATGCATTACTGGGCAATGAGATGAGCTCACCAATAATTGAAAGTGACATTCCTTCCCCTGTCCTTCAGAA TCATTCCAGCAATTGTCCAGCTAAAGAAATTTCCATCAATCGCCGAATGGAAGATAAGCAAATTAATCCATTGCTGGGCAATGAGATGTGCTCACCAATAGTTGAAAGTAACATTCCTACCGCTGTCCTTCAGAA TCATTCCAGCAACCGTCCAGCTAAAGAAATTTCTGCCGATTGCCAAATGGAAGATAAACAATTTAATCCACTCATCACATCAAATTCTCCTTTGCCTGGACAAGTGCATAG ACAATTAGCTAAAGAAGGAATAtccgcccttcatagagggcaaaatCTACAAATAGATCAGCCGAACACCTCGAGTTCTTCCTTGCCTCAGGG CCAATGTTCAGACAAAGAAGGAATTTCTACTAATTACCAGAGAGAAGAAAAGCTAGTAAACCAGTCGAGCATCCCTGTGGATCAGTGGGTTTTGCTCGGCGTAGCTTTAAGTGCATCAGAAAAG GATGCCTTGAAGGAATTTGCATCCTTGACCAGTTCGATCTTGGCTGAGGAATGGGACAAAACCGTGACTCATGTTATTGTGGGCAGAGATGCTGGTTCCGCATGTGGCAGATCACATGAGGTCCTGCTGGCGATACTGTCTGGGAAATGGGTTCTCGCAGCCGGAT GGGTTGTGGATTGCTTGGTGAAAAGGATTCCAGGTCCAAAGCCTTGCTTGGCAAAGCTGATTCCAAGCCCGGAAATTTCTTATGAGGTGAAATTCTTTGATGGTTTGCGCACATCAATTGATGGACCAACGAAAGGAAGAGCTAGAGCTGCTGAAGGG GCACGAAAACTGTTCTCAGGACTGCGTTTCTGCCTCAGCGCCTTCATGCACCCAGAAGACAGAAAGAACATACAGAATCTCATAGCAGCTGGTGAAGGGCAAGTACTGGAGGGAATGAGCCCAGACTGGTTACGTGAGAATCTGAACAGAAATCCAGCAGAGGTGTACTTCATCTACGACGGCGGCCCTCCAAGGAAGCCCACTTTGGATTTTGATCTTGAGGTGCAGGAGACCGTCGAGTATGTGGAATCGGGAGCGCAGGTGATTAGACACCAGCAGCTGTTCGATGCTATCCTGTCCTACGATCGACGGATCCTAGAACCTATCAGTTTCTTCACCAAGATACGTAAGTGA
- the LOC123425008 gene encoding protein DETOXIFICATION 19-like isoform X2, translating into MSGALETLCGQAYGAQLYRMLGLYLQSSVIMSAAVSVVIAVLWLFTEPLLLCLHQEPEVSRAAAVFIRYQIPGLFAFSFLQCLLRYLQTQSVVMPLVVCSVVPFGLHVPLNHLLVNVLGFGLTGASAAISITFWFSCLMLLGYVMWSKKLSETWKGFSADAFKYVLPTIKLAAPSAIMVCLEYWAFELLVLIAGLLPNSTVSTSLIAMCSSTEAIAYMITYGFSAAVSTRVSNEIGAGNVDMAKNAVAVTLKLSVFLAFSFILLLGIGHGLWARLFTGSEVIAAEFAAITPLMMISIVLDSAQGVLSGVARGCGWQHLAALTNLVAFYFIGMPLAILFAFKLNFYTKGLWSGLICGLTCQTSTLVVITARTKWSKIVDAMRQEKDNYVA; encoded by the exons ATGAGCGGCGCCCTGGAGACGCTATGCGGGCAGGCCTACGGCGCCCAACTATACCGCATGCTAGGACTGTACCTGCAGTCGTCAGTCATCATGTCGGCGGCGGTGTCCGTGGTCATCGCCGTCCTGTGGCTGTTCACGGAGCCGCTGCTTCTGTGCCTGCATCAGGAACCCGAGGTGTCCCGCGCCGCCGCGGTGTTCATTCGGTACCAGATCCCCGGCCTGTTCGCCTTCTCCTTCCTTCAGTGCCTTCTGCGGTACCTGCAGACGCAGTCCGTCGTCATGCCGCTCGTCGTCTGCTCCGTGGTGCCGTTCGGGCTCCACGTCCCGCTGAACCACCTGCTGGTGAACGTGCTCGGGTTCGGCCTCACCGGCGCGTCTGCCGCCATCTCCATCACCTTCTGGTTCTCCTGCCTGATGCTGCTTGGGTACGTGATGTGGTCCAAGAAGTTGAGCGAGACGTGGAAGGGCTTCTCCGCCGACGCGTTCAAGTACGTGCTGCCGACGATCAAGCTCGCTGCGCCCTCGGCCATCATGGTTTG CTTGGAGTATTGGGCGTTTGAGCTTCTGGTTCTTATCGCCGGCTTGCTACCGAATTCCACAGTGAGCACATCATTGATCGCCATGTG CTCGAGCACGGAGGCGATCGCCTACATGATCACCTACGGATTCAGTGCCGCTGTAAG CACCCGGGTGTCCAATGAGATCGGAGCCGGGAACGTGGACATGGCGAAGAATGCGGTCGCGGTGACACTGAAGCTGTCGGTGTTCCTCGCTTTCTCCTTCATCCTGCTTCTGGGCATCGGCCACGGCCTTTGGGCGAGGCTCTTCACTGGGAGCGAGGTGATCGCGGCAGAATTCGCGGCCATCACCCCGCTCATGATGATTTCGATCGTGCTCGACTCCGCGCAGGGCGTGCTGTCAG GGGTGGCGAGGGGCTGCGGATGGCAGCACCTGGCGGCGCTAACGAACCTTGTGGCGTTCTACTTCATCGGCATGCCGTTGGCCATCCTCTTTGCCTTCAAGCTCAACTTCTACACCAAG GGTTTATGGTCGGGTCTGATCTGCGGGCTGACTTGCCAGACCAGCACGCTGGTGGTGATCACCGCCCGCACGAAATGGTCCAAGATCGTGGATGCGATGCGGCAAGAGAAGGACAACTATGTCGCTTGA